Genomic DNA from Paenibacillus sp. MBLB1832:
AATTGCTGCCACGCTGCCTCATCGACGCCGCTTGCTGCATCCCCATTTTGAAACTGTACATAGCATAATCCTTTATCCGTTGCCGCCAGTACCATGTTGCTCCCGTGCAGATGGACGGTGCTCCAGTAGATCCTTGTCAGCTCCTTCTCCATACCGATCCTCTACTCCCCTCTTGACTCCATCTATCAAATGCTACTGAATAGACGTTCCGTTCTATCCAGGTTGCATCCGATCCTCGCCTCAGTTTATGGTATATAAACATCGCGCTGCGCGCGAAATTCCGTCGGTGTCAGCCCCGTCCTCTTCTGGAACAACGTCGCGAAATGCGCCGCATTCGGAATTCCTACCCGTGCCCCGATCTCCTGGATCGGCAGGTCGGTAGTGGTCAAAAGCTGCTGGGCCGCCCCCAGCCTGACTTGCTGTATATACGTTAGCGGCGTGACGCCAGCTACGCGTTTGAACGTTCTTTGCAGGTGATACGTGCTCGCATAGAACTGCTCGGAAAGCGAACCCAGCGTCAGCGGCTGGGCATAATGCTCCTCGATGTGCGCCTTCAAGGCTGCCACCCATTCCTCATCGGGAAGCCTGACTCCGTCTGGCCGGCACCTTTTGCACGGACTTTAGTTCTCGGCCTCGGCCGCTTGCCCATGAAGGAAAATTCGTACATGCTCACGCCTCGGTTGCCTTGACTTGCAGGAGGGCCTGCAATAAATCCCAGTCGTCGCTACCGCATAGAAGAACGTGCCATCATACGCAGCATCATTGGTCACAATCGCTTGCCAAAATCGCTCATGCATCTCCCGCACTCCTCTCACCCGCATGCTTTACTCCACTCAGTATACCCAATCACACCTTACCATGTAAGGTCTGTGAGATGAGAAAGCAAGATTACAAAAGCCGATCTAAGCGATAATAAACGATATAGAAACACCCATCCGAAGGAGACGCCATGTTACAATTTCGTGCATTTCACCCATCCAGCTTGCACTGGGACGAACACATCCATACACTTTCCATCCCGCTTCCGCAGCCGTTTCGATATGAACCAAACATGAACTATTTAAGCCGCTCCACTAATGAGTGCCTATTCGTTGTGGATAACTCTTGCATTTTCAAGCTGCTCCCACTTGGGGATAACCAAGCTTTAATCGCTGTTCACAGTGCAGATGAGCAGATGCTTCGTGTGCAAATTGTCCACGTGAGCGGCGAAACAAGCCTAACTTTTGAGCAGAGAGAAGAGGTCGCACGGTACGTGTGGGAGTGGTTTGATTTGGGTACGGATCTGGAGGCTTTCTATGAAAAAGGGGAGGGAGACCCGCTACTTCACGGAGTAACCGAGTCGTTCTACGGGCTGCGCTTAATGGGCATTCCGGATTTATTCGAAGCGATGAGTTGGGGGATTATCGGGCAGCAGATTAATTTGGCTTTTGCCTATACGCTCAAAAGACGGCTAGTCGAAGCCTTCGGTACCTCGCTGACCTGGGAGGGCCGAACGTTTTGGACATTTCCGACGCCCGAGCGGATCGCTGCGCTCACCACGGAGGACTTAACCGCTTTGCAATTCACGGGTAAAAAAGCTGAATACCTCATCGGTGTCGCCAGCCTTATGGCGGATGGCACGCTGTCCAAGGCGGGACTTCTAGATATTGGCGATTTCCTAGCGATGGAAAAAGAACTGCTGCGCATTCGCGGTATCGGACCGTGGACCGCCAATTACGTGCTCATGCGCTGCTTGCGCAATCCCGCTGCGTTCCCGCTTGCCGACGTCGGCCTGCATAACGCGCTGAAGCATGTGCTCGGGCTTGCGCAGAAGCCCTCGCTCGACCAGATCCGTGCGCTTGCCATAGGCTGGCAAGGGTGGGAGGCGTATGCCACATTTTATTTGTGGCGGGTGTTGTATTAGTCTCGAGGAGGCTAGGGCACTATGTGCAGTACTTTTCGAATTTCCAGTCAAAATAACTGGATTCTCTGTAGTTATTTTGTGGGGATGAGAGGGATATCGAGATCTAGATGGATTTTATGTAGTTAATTCCGCTCCAAACTCTACGATTCGTGTGGTTTGGCTAAATTAGATACATGTATTCCATCTAATCGTTAATTTCAGCGAGATGTGTGAGAATTAACTGTATTTTTCCATTTAGTCGACTGGTGTGATGGCGAACAGCTGGACACGAGTGAAGCTGCAGGCAGTCGAGAGTAGCGACAGTCGGCAATCGAATGTAGATTGTTAGGAATCAAGCTGTGTCTCCTCCTCATCCCCTGAGCACACAAAGCATAACAACGCTATGTCTTCCTGCACGACACCGTCCAGAAACCCCATTTTGCACAAGATAGGCTTCCCGCATGCGCGGCAATGGCCAATGAGCTCCTCTTGCATCCAAGAACCTCCTTCCGAAATAAAAAAAGGTTGCCCCCTCGATCTCATCGATTGTGGCAACCTGTTATTCCCCCTACGTCGAAGACGGCGTCGCCGTCACAGCAGGGCGCTTATGCACTTCGCCATGCCCTTGCTTGCCTTTGAAACCGCCGCCGCGCGGCTGTGGCGCGGGATGGTCGCCGCCTTTTCGCTCGACGAAGCTCTTTAGGGGATTCGTCATCCCGTCCTTCAGCTTCGCGATCAGCTGATCTTCGCTGATGCCTTTCGCTTGCGCGATCTCGACTAGCGATTTCCCTGCTTTGCGCTCGGCAGCGAGCTCATCCACGGTGATGCCGAGGATCGCGGCAATCTCTTTCGGATTGCCGAACATACCGCCAGGCATCATGCCGTCGCGAGGCAACGGCTTTTTATCATTTATGGCGAGCGGCTTGCTCTCCACGATTTTTTTCAAGCGATCCGCGATGCCAGCTTTGAGTTTATCCTCCTGCTCTTGCTTTAATTTCCCAGCGGCAACGGCGTCATCTAACTTTTTCGTCTCAGCCGCAGTCAACTTCGCCAACAGCTCATCCTCCGTCAGATTCGCTTTCTCTTTCGCAATCTCAACAAGCGATTTACCCTGCTTAATCTCGTCTTTCAGCACGCTCTGATCGATGCCAAGAATAGAGGCAAAGTCCATCGGATTGCCAAATCCGAATTTCCGCGCATCCATCTCAACGCCAGGACCGCGATGCCCACCGAAGGCGCCTTTCCCCTTATCCAAAACCTTATGCTTCTCCCCTGCGTCAAACTTCTTCGGAGCTTGCGTCGACGTACCAGTGTCATCCGCGAATGCTTGGTTATGCTGCAGAACGAGGCCGCCACTGATCAATAAACCAGCTGCAAGTGTGCCGATCATCAACGTTCTATGCGTGCGCTTCATGTGTGATACCCACCTTTTTCACCTATTGGTCGATTTTTCTCCATTATACAAGACAATTGTGAAAAAAATTTGAATTTCTCGTGAAAGCGCTACATTTTTTTATTCTTTTTTCGTGGTCATCCCCAAGAAGCAGATGACGGCGCCCACTTCCATCAGCGCGATAATAATCCCGAGCGGCACGGCCGTATGGCTGCCGCCAATGCCAACAAACGGGGCTACCACGCCCCCGATGACGAAGGTCATCAGACCAAGCAGGGCTGCGGCGCTGCCTGCAGTTTTCCCTTGATTTTGCAGCGCTAACGAGGAAGTAGACACAGATACAGGGCCAATACAGGCCACGATCAGGAAGAACGCTGGCAGGATCATCACAAGCCCCGCCCCGCTAAGCGTCGCGATCAGCAATAGCATCCCGCCAAGCACAGCAATCGTGAGTCCACCAGCCAATAGCCGGCGATTACTCACTTTGCCCGCCAGACGACCTGTGATTTGCCCTGCCACAATGACGCCTGCGCCATTCACGGCGAAAATGACACTGAACATCTGAGGAGACACGCCGTACATATCCTGCAGCACGAACGGGGAACCCGATATGTACGCAAACATGCCGGCAAAAACAAGCCCCTGTGTCAATGCGTAGCCCATGAACAAACGGTCGGTGAGCAACCCGCGAAAAACGCGCAGCGTGTTGGATAATCCGCCCTTTGTGCGGCGGTCCAGCGGGTGTGTTTCTTTTAAACCAAACACAACAATGATGAGCATCACAATACCGATCAAGCTCAAGACAAGGAAAACTCCGCGCCACGAAGTAAGTTGCAGCAATTGTCCGCCAATGATCGGCGCCAAGATCGGGGCTGCCCCATTCACCAGCATTAAGAGCGCAAAAAACTTTGTCAACGCCACGCCTTCATACATATCGCGCACAATCGCCCGGGAAATCACGATGCCTGCAGCTCCCGCCATCCCTTGAATGAAGCGCAGGAGCAGGAACGCCCAGATCGAAGGCGCAACCATACAGAGCGCGGATGCCACACCGTAAATGAGCAGACCTGCCAAGAGCGGTATCCGTCTCCCACGCACATCACTCATCGAGCCAGCGACGAGCTGACCAAGTGAAAGGCCGAGCATGCACGCTGTTAGACTCATTTGTGCCAGCGACGTAGTCGTATGAAGATCATCCGCGATGACGGGCAACGCCGGTAAATACATATCGAGCGAAAGCGGGCCGAAAGACGCCAGCAAACCAAGCACCAGCACCATCCAGAGCCGACTTCCGCTTGTTGTTGGTTGAGATTGTGAAGCGATGGACATAGGAGGTCACATACTTTCCTAAGTAATTTTAATAAACCTACCATTGGTTAGAGGTTTTGTCTAGATTTCTTATCCCAACAATCCAGCCATCATCAATACGCTGTGCAACTATTTAAACGGCATGTTGTATGGCAAATATTCCGTTGAAGATGGGCTCGCTCAGGCGCAGGAAGATATGTTGAAGTTGATGGAGAAGGATGGTTTGGTTAAGTAAGGGGGCCCGCCCCCCTTTCCCCAAGCTAAATGGAATTATACAGCTATTTCGGGAGCTTTCCTGTAAATTTAGATTTTAGATGGAAAATGTGTAGCTATTTTTAACCGATTCCTCGAAAATAGAAGGATCAGCCGATTTTAACTGGACATATCCTGTTAATTCGTTCAACAACGTGAAAATAGGCCAATTTAGATGTATTTTTCCAGTTAACATCAAACAATAGACGCCTGATGGTGACCAACTGGTCACCTAGACGCGGCAAAAAAAGAGATGACAGCCATTGTCATCTCTTTTCTGTGTATTAGGACAACCGTTTGAGCGCTTCAACGGTAAAAGGCAGCAATTCCGTGAATCGACCGCCACGCACCTTCTCCGCCCAAGCTGGGTCAACCAACAAAGCGCGTCCGATGGCAACGAGATCGAACTCGTTTTGTTCCAAACGAACTAGCAACTCGTTGATGTCGGCCGTGCCTGCGCTTTTTCCGCGGAAAGAGCTCATGAATTCATCGTCGAGACCGACGGATCCTACGGTAATCGTAGGCTTGCCCGTAAGCTGCTTCACCCAGCCAGCGAAATTGAGGCTAGATCCCTCGAACTCAGGTTCCCAGAATCTACGCGTGGAACAGTGGAAAATGTCTACACCCGCTTCCACAAGCGGAGCCAGCAATTGACCGAGCAGCTCTGGTGTAGCGGCGAGTTTGGCCGTGTATTCGGACGATTTCCATTGCGACAAGCGAATCATGATTGGGAAGTCAGGGCCAACCGCGCTGCGGCAAGCCTCAATCACCTGGGCGGCAAATCGCGTGCGCGCCAACATATCGCCACCGTATCGATCGGTGCGTTGATTCGTTTTCTCCCATAGGAATTGGTCAATCAAGTAACCGTGCGCACCATGGAGCTCGATGCCATCGAAGCCGATCCGTTTCGCATCCGCTGCCGCTTGCGCGAAAGCTTGCACGACTTGATCAATGTCCGCCTGGGTCATCGGTTCATTCACTTGTTCGCCAGCTAAATTGCGGCCTGATGGTCCGATTGATGGCGCTTCTGGATGCGGAAGCGATCCGTTCTTGCGGGTCATTCCGACATGCCAGAGCTGGGGCATGATGCGTCCTCCCGCTTCGTGTACAGCATCGGCTACCCGTTTCCAGCCTGCGAGCGCTTCTTCGCCATGAAAGTTAGGGATATTAGGATTGTCCGTTGCCGCTGGATGGTTGATCAGTGTACCTTCGGTAACGATCAGCCCAACGCCGTTCTCCGCACGCCGACGATAGTAATCCACCACGTCCTGCCCAGGGACACCCCCTGGCGAGAAAGCCCGCGTCATCGGTGCCATCACGACTCGATTCGCTAAGCTAAGATTTCCTAGTGTAAAAGGTTTGAACAGCGCCTCGGCAGCGTGTGTCTGTTGATTTGTATTAGAATCTGTCATGGTCTTTCCTCCACTCCATTGAATTCTCGCTTGTTGGGGGGACATGCGTCGTAATGAGCATGCCTCTCTTTAGTTCGATTATTATCGAACAATAGAAATATAGCATGGAGTATGCTAAAATGCAATCACTACGCTTGTTAACTAGGAGGAAGCAGCCTGAAAGTACTATATCACCCGGACAAAACAGATATGCATCTCTCGTCCGTCCTCTATGCGTTAAGCGATCCTGTACGGTTATCCATCGTCTCCGAAATCCGGAAGCTAGGGGAATGCACCTGTGGCGGCATTGAGGTTGACATCGTGAAGTCCACCCTGTCCCATCATGTGCGTACAATGCGTGAAGCAGGCGTTGTTCGCGTCCGTGTTCAAGGCACCCAGCGCTTCTTGTCATTACGGAAGGATGATTTAGAAGAACGGTTCCCAGGTCTGCTTACTGCGATCCTTCATGCTTATGAGAGTTCCGAAGAACAGAGGATGTCAGAGTAAGGTACAACCCTGAAAAGTAATATTACTTTTGCGTGTGGACTTTGTTTCATCCCTCTAATACCTTTATGGCACAACAAGGCTGCTGATCATCGGCAAAATTGGAAGTCCCACAAGGCCAAATACAGCAAAAAGAAGACATCGACCACTTGGAAGATGTCTTCTTTTGTAAATACCCCACCGCATTAAACTAAAAAGGCTAGTTCTTCAGGAGCCTCGGAATATCCTGACGGTCATTTTAGAAGGATCTTAAATCCGTTGTGCGGGTCTCCGCAACCATGAAATTTTTATTCCTCTTTTATCACCTTGGGCCGAATATGCTCTCTATGCTCTTCAAGAAAGCGAGGTAGCCCCCACTTCTTTACTTCTCTGGAACAACACAAACCCCATCCGCACAAGCCGCATCCCCAGCCTCGGACGAAGCCTCAGCCGTCACTGCCTGCTGGTCCTGCCATGCCATTTGCAAGGCATTCAGATAGCTGCTAACTGGTTGTGCGCCAGACATCGCATGCTTGCGATTGATCACATAGTACGGAACGCCGCGGATCCCAAGCTGTCTAGCATATCCTTCGTCCTCTCGCACCTTGTCGCCAAATTGCGCACCTGAGAGCGCAGCTAGTGCGTCTTCGCGATCAAGCCCCGCTTCTGCCGCAAGGTCTGCGAGCAGGATAGGGTCACTCAGGTTTTGCCCTTTGGTGAAGTAGCCACGGAACAATAACTCCGCCATTTGGGCACCTTTGCCCGCCCTGGCAGCCAAGTGTTGGAGACGGTGTGCATCAAACGTATTCGTCAACACTAACTGATCGAATTGGAAATCCAATCCGTCCGCGGCAGCCTGTCTGCTCAATTGTTGATTCATGCTGATCGCTTCCGTACGGCTCATGCCGTACTTGGAGGATAGCATATCATAAACATCATGCGGTACGTGCTTCGGGCTATTCGGGTCGAGCTCAAAGCTGCGATAGATCACTTCAACGGCATCTTTATGCGCGAATTCCTCCAAAGCTTTCTCGAAGCGGCGTTTGCCAATATAACAGAACGGACAAGCAAAGTCTGACCAAATTTCAACTTGCAAAAATCCCACCTCTTTCCTTTATTCCGCTTCACCAACTAGGGTAAACCGTTCATTGTAGTAGATTGAATAACAAGCTATAAACATATTATATATTAGTTGCTGTAATTTTGTAAGTGTTGTATAGCCGCGCGAATTAGAACGAGACAAACCCATTCATGTAAAAGTGCAGGATTTCTCGCTTATTCTCGGCAAATTGACTCCGATTGATGCGAAAATACATCAATCTGTGCTGATTTCAGCGATTTCCTAAGAATTCGCAGGAAAATGCTGCACTATCGCA
This window encodes:
- a CDS encoding DNA-3-methyladenine glycosylase family protein, which codes for MLQFRAFHPSSLHWDEHIHTLSIPLPQPFRYEPNMNYLSRSTNECLFVVDNSCIFKLLPLGDNQALIAVHSADEQMLRVQIVHVSGETSLTFEQREEVARYVWEWFDLGTDLEAFYEKGEGDPLLHGVTESFYGLRLMGIPDLFEAMSWGIIGQQINLAFAYTLKRRLVEAFGTSLTWEGRTFWTFPTPERIAALTTEDLTALQFTGKKAEYLIGVASLMADGTLSKAGLLDIGDFLAMEKELLRIRGIGPWTANYVLMRCLRNPAAFPLADVGLHNALKHVLGLAQKPSLDQIRALAIGWQGWEAYATFYLWRVLY
- a CDS encoding multidrug effflux MFS transporter, whose translation is MSIASQSQPTTSGSRLWMVLVLGLLASFGPLSLDMYLPALPVIADDLHTTTSLAQMSLTACMLGLSLGQLVAGSMSDVRGRRIPLLAGLLIYGVASALCMVAPSIWAFLLLRFIQGMAGAAGIVISRAIVRDMYEGVALTKFFALLMLVNGAAPILAPIIGGQLLQLTSWRGVFLVLSLIGIVMLIIVVFGLKETHPLDRRTKGGLSNTLRVFRGLLTDRLFMGYALTQGLVFAGMFAYISGSPFVLQDMYGVSPQMFSVIFAVNGAGVIVAGQITGRLAGKVSNRRLLAGGLTIAVLGGMLLLIATLSGAGLVMILPAFFLIVACIGPVSVSTSSLALQNQGKTAGSAAALLGLMTFVIGGVVAPFVGIGGSHTAVPLGIIIALMEVGAVICFLGMTTKKE
- a CDS encoding NADH:flavin oxidoreductase is translated as MTDSNTNQQTHAAEALFKPFTLGNLSLANRVVMAPMTRAFSPGGVPGQDVVDYYRRRAENGVGLIVTEGTLINHPAATDNPNIPNFHGEEALAGWKRVADAVHEAGGRIMPQLWHVGMTRKNGSLPHPEAPSIGPSGRNLAGEQVNEPMTQADIDQVVQAFAQAAADAKRIGFDGIELHGAHGYLIDQFLWEKTNQRTDRYGGDMLARTRFAAQVIEACRSAVGPDFPIMIRLSQWKSSEYTAKLAATPELLGQLLAPLVEAGVDIFHCSTRRFWEPEFEGSSLNFAGWVKQLTGKPTITVGSVGLDDEFMSSFRGKSAGTADINELLVRLEQNEFDLVAIGRALLVDPAWAEKVRGGRFTELLPFTVEALKRLS
- a CDS encoding ArsR/SmtB family transcription factor produces the protein MKVLYHPDKTDMHLSSVLYALSDPVRLSIVSEIRKLGECTCGGIEVDIVKSTLSHHVRTMREAGVVRVRVQGTQRFLSLRKDDLEERFPGLLTAILHAYESSEEQRMSE
- a CDS encoding DsbA family oxidoreductase, whose amino-acid sequence is MQVEIWSDFACPFCYIGKRRFEKALEEFAHKDAVEVIYRSFELDPNSPKHVPHDVYDMLSSKYGMSRTEAISMNQQLSRQAAADGLDFQFDQLVLTNTFDAHRLQHLAARAGKGAQMAELLFRGYFTKGQNLSDPILLADLAAEAGLDREDALAALSGAQFGDKVREDEGYARQLGIRGVPYYVINRKHAMSGAQPVSSYLNALQMAWQDQQAVTAEASSEAGDAACADGVCVVPEK